In one Nocardia tengchongensis genomic region, the following are encoded:
- the nirD gene encoding nitrite reductase small subunit NirD → MTVIDTPGTAVTTTSGWTQACRQDYLIPGRGVAVLLKGGRQAALFLTTDGTLFAVGNIDPFGRAAVMSRGLVGDRGGVPVVASPLLKQAFSLIDGRCLDDDTISLPVYAVRTADGVVSVSNDPVQFVGGTA, encoded by the coding sequence ATGACCGTGATCGACACACCCGGCACCGCAGTCACCACCACCTCGGGGTGGACCCAGGCTTGCCGACAGGACTATCTGATTCCCGGCCGCGGCGTGGCGGTGCTGCTGAAGGGCGGCCGCCAGGCGGCCCTGTTCCTCACCACCGACGGCACGTTGTTCGCGGTCGGCAATATCGATCCGTTCGGACGCGCGGCGGTCATGTCGCGCGGTCTGGTGGGCGATCGCGGCGGTGTGCCCGTCGTGGCGTCTCCGCTGCTCAAGCAGGCGTTCTCGCTGATCGACGGGCGCTGCCTGGACGACGACACCATCTCGCTGCCGGTGTACGCGGTGCGTACCGCCGACGGTGTGGTGTCGGTGTCCAACGACCCCGTGCAATTCGTCGGCGGTACCGCATGA
- the nirB gene encoding nitrite reductase large subunit NirB, which produces MERKTVVVVGHGMVGHRFVEALRSRDEAGVWQVIVLSEEKLAAYDRVGLSSYVGIWETSALALPGNDYEGDDLVQVRLGVRADSIDKAARKVTTSTGDVIGYDALVLATGSYAWVPPVPGADTEGCFVYRTLEDLDGIRATAEAAGPGAVGVVVGGGLLGLEAANALRLLGMTPHVIEYNNWLMPAQVDEGGGAILEKLVTELGLAVHTGVGTSSVEADAAAPLAEKLTVKLSDDSELRAALVVFAAGVRPRDEIAKTAGIEVGPRGGVITDLGLRTSDPSIYAIGEVAAVEGVCYGLVAPGYSTAEVVADRLLGGEGEFPGADMSTKLKLLGVDVASFGDAHAKTEGALSVVLHDAAKGTYAKLVVSDDAQTLLGGILVGDATQYSALRPLVGRPLPADPAALISPAGAELGADALPDDAQICSCNNVSKGSICGAIADGACDVPAIKSCTNAGTSCGGCVPMLKKLLEQSGVEVSKSLCEHFSQSRAELFHIIQSTGIRTFSGLIAKYGKGTGCDICKPTVASILASTSSDHILDGEQASLQDTNDHFLANLQKNGTYSVVPRMPGGEVTADQLITIGEIAKEFDLYVKVTGGQRIDLFGARVEQLPLIWKRLVDVGMESGHAYGKSLRTVKSCVGSTWCRYGQQDSVGMAVLLERRYRGLRSPHKLKLAVSGCARECAEARGKDVGVIATENGWNLYVGGNGGLTPKHAVLLAGELDDETLISYIDRYLMFYIRTADRLQRTAPWQEALEGGIDYLKAVVCDDSLGIAADLEAAMAKHVDGYKDEWAAVLEDEGKLSRFVSFVNAPEESDPTIGFDESGERKVPVLLGIPELPVSASQATEPATHGK; this is translated from the coding sequence ATCGAACGCAAGACCGTCGTAGTGGTCGGCCACGGCATGGTCGGACACCGCTTCGTGGAAGCCCTGCGCTCCCGTGACGAGGCCGGCGTCTGGCAGGTCATCGTGCTCAGCGAGGAGAAGCTGGCCGCCTACGACCGCGTCGGGCTCTCGTCCTACGTCGGCATCTGGGAGACCTCCGCGCTGGCCCTGCCGGGCAACGACTACGAGGGCGACGACCTGGTGCAGGTGCGGCTCGGCGTGCGCGCCGACAGCATCGACAAGGCGGCCCGCAAGGTCACCACCTCCACCGGCGATGTGATCGGTTACGACGCACTGGTTTTGGCTACCGGCTCCTACGCCTGGGTGCCGCCGGTGCCGGGCGCCGACACCGAGGGCTGCTTCGTCTACCGCACCCTCGAGGACCTCGACGGCATCCGGGCCACGGCCGAGGCGGCCGGTCCGGGCGCGGTCGGCGTGGTGGTCGGCGGCGGTCTGCTCGGTCTGGAGGCGGCCAACGCGCTGCGCCTGCTGGGCATGACCCCGCACGTCATCGAGTACAACAACTGGCTGATGCCCGCCCAGGTCGACGAGGGCGGCGGCGCGATCCTGGAGAAGCTGGTCACCGAGCTCGGCCTGGCCGTGCACACCGGGGTCGGCACCTCCTCGGTCGAGGCCGACGCGGCGGCCCCGCTCGCGGAGAAGCTGACCGTCAAGCTGTCCGACGACAGCGAATTGCGCGCCGCGCTGGTGGTTTTCGCCGCCGGTGTGCGTCCCCGCGACGAGATCGCCAAGACCGCCGGCATCGAGGTCGGCCCGCGCGGCGGTGTCATCACCGACCTGGGCCTGCGCACCTCGGACCCGAGCATCTACGCCATCGGCGAGGTCGCCGCGGTCGAGGGTGTCTGCTACGGCCTGGTGGCCCCCGGTTACAGCACCGCCGAGGTGGTCGCGGACCGCCTGCTCGGCGGCGAGGGCGAGTTCCCGGGCGCGGACATGTCGACCAAGCTGAAGCTGCTCGGCGTGGACGTGGCCTCCTTCGGTGACGCACACGCCAAGACCGAGGGCGCGCTCTCGGTGGTGCTGCACGACGCCGCCAAGGGCACCTACGCCAAGCTGGTCGTCTCCGATGACGCGCAGACCCTGCTCGGCGGCATCCTGGTCGGCGACGCCACCCAGTACTCGGCGCTGCGCCCGCTGGTCGGCCGCCCGCTGCCCGCCGATCCGGCCGCGCTGATCTCCCCGGCCGGTGCGGAACTGGGCGCGGACGCGCTGCCCGACGACGCGCAGATCTGCTCCTGCAACAACGTGTCGAAGGGTTCCATCTGCGGCGCGATCGCCGACGGCGCCTGCGACGTCCCGGCCATCAAGAGCTGCACCAACGCCGGAACCTCGTGCGGCGGTTGCGTTCCCATGCTCAAGAAGCTGCTGGAGCAGTCGGGCGTGGAGGTCTCCAAGTCGCTGTGCGAGCACTTCTCGCAGTCGCGCGCCGAGCTGTTCCACATCATCCAGTCGACCGGTATCCGCACCTTCTCGGGCCTGATCGCCAAGTACGGCAAGGGCACCGGCTGCGACATCTGCAAGCCGACGGTCGCCTCCATCCTGGCCTCCACCTCGAGCGATCACATCCTCGACGGCGAGCAGGCCTCGCTGCAGGACACCAACGACCACTTCCTGGCCAACCTGCAGAAGAACGGCACCTACTCGGTCGTCCCGCGGATGCCCGGCGGTGAGGTGACCGCCGACCAGCTCATCACCATCGGTGAGATCGCCAAGGAATTCGACCTGTACGTGAAGGTCACCGGCGGTCAGCGCATCGACCTGTTCGGCGCCCGCGTCGAGCAGCTGCCGCTGATCTGGAAGCGCCTGGTAGACGTGGGCATGGAATCCGGTCACGCCTACGGCAAGTCGCTGCGCACGGTGAAGTCCTGCGTCGGCTCGACCTGGTGCCGCTACGGCCAGCAGGACTCGGTCGGCATGGCGGTGCTGCTCGAAAGGCGTTACCGCGGACTGCGTTCCCCGCACAAGCTGAAGCTGGCGGTCTCGGGTTGCGCCCGGGAATGCGCGGAGGCCCGCGGCAAGGACGTCGGCGTCATCGCCACCGAGAACGGCTGGAACCTCTACGTCGGCGGCAACGGCGGTCTGACCCCGAAGCACGCGGTGCTGCTGGCCGGCGAGCTCGACGACGAGACGCTGATCAGCTACATCGACCGCTACCTGATGTTCTACATCCGCACCGCGGACCGCCTGCAGCGCACCGCGCCGTGGCAGGAGGCCCTGGAGGGCGGCATCGACTACCTCAAGGCCGTCGTCTGTGACGACAGCCTGGGCATCGCCGCCGACCTGGAGGCCGCCATGGCCAAGCACGTCGACGGCTACAAGGATGAGTGGGCCGCGGTGCTCGAGGACGAGGGCAAGCTGTCGCGCTTCGTGTCCTTCGTCAACGCCCCGGAGGAGTCGGACCCGACCATCGGTTTCGACGAGAGCGGCGAGCGCAAGGTGCCGGTCCTGCTGGGCATCCCGGAGCTGCCGGTGAGTGCGTCGCAGGCCACAGAACCCGCCACGCACGGGAAATGA